The region CCTTTGCCATTACGCTTATTACCTGCTTTTGAGCCTTTTTCTTCATCGGAAAGGTGCGAAGACATTTCTGCTTCCAGGGCCTCTTCCATAAACTCCCTAAGCATTGGAGCAAAAGCGCCGTTTTTGCCGGTTAGGGATTCTCCTGATAAAAATTGTTTTAATGCTTTTTCCTTTAATTCCTTAATCTCTTCTTGTGTCATAATCTAGTCTAAAAATTTTAATTTAATTTTCAAAGTCTAGACAGACTTGAGATTACACCCTCTCCTATGGTTTACATTTCAACTATTAAATATCTAATTACTTAGAGCTCTAAACTCAAATATCTTTTTATCTGAGGCATTTTCCAAATTTAAAAAATTAATTTCTTAGATTTTTTTGCAAAATAATTTACCAACGTAGTTTCTCCTACTTTCCCCTCTGATTACTAAAGTCTTTCTATCTGTATTTTCTTTCTATTTCTTTAAATGGCCACCTATGTACCTTTTGAAATTGAGATTTTTATGTTATACAATAAGGGTTATCCTATAAAAACTGAATTAAACTTTTGGAGAATCAAAAAAAGAAAGAATAGGTTCTTCTACTGAACTGTCAAAATGAACAAAAGCTTTTGATGGAATTTCAGTAATCAAAGGCCTGAAATTTGAAGAACCAAAATCTACTGTATGTACATGGCAACAATGGCAACTACAAAAAGGAGGGCATAAATCCGCTACTTTGTCATGTGAATGATCAATATCTAAATTTTGGACATTAACCATTGTTATTTCTGAATCAGAATTAACTTGTGAACTATCACTGTCATTACAGGCTAAAAAATTTAGCCCCATTACATATAAAGATAATATGAATGCCATTATTTTCACAATGTAAAGATAGTAAATACCTATGCACAGGGTGTGCAAAAAGAATAGGAACAGAATTCAAAAGGTTTATCTAATATTTTGGTAATAATTTCATTTAAAAAAATTACTAGGATCACATCCTGAAGAATTAGAACATGGTTTATCAAATAAGCTATTTAAAGAAATAGTGAATTATATAAACCCTC is a window of Salegentibacter salegens DNA encoding:
- a CDS encoding DUF6660 family protein; protein product: MAFILSLYVMGLNFLACNDSDSSQVNSDSEITMVNVQNLDIDHSHDKVADLCPPFCSCHCCHVHTVDFGSSNFRPLITEIPSKAFVHFDSSVEEPILSFFDSPKV